The genomic segment AGTTGAGTTTCTAACAGCTCCTTGGGATGCGATGCTAGCAGCATTTGACGCTGGTAAGGCCGATGTTGTATTTAATCAAGTAAGCATAACTGATGAGAGAAAGAAAAAATATGCTTTTTCAGTGCCTTATACTGTGACATTTGGTGCCATCATCACTAGAAAAGATAATAACGACATAAAAAGCTTTGCCGACCTAAAAGGCAAAAAAAATGCCGACTCAGCTACGAGCAACTGGGCGAAAGTTGCCGTAAAATACGGCGCTGAACACGTCGTAACAGATAGTTTTGCTAAAAGTATGGAGCTTCTTATATCAAGACGCGTAGATGCTGTCGTAAGAGACAACATCGTATTTTACGACTTCATAAAAGAGCGTCCAAACGCGCCTGTAAAGATAGCTGCCTCACTTGATGAAAAAGACTACACAGCAGCAGCTGTTAAGAAAGACAATGCCGAGCTTGCAGAGCAAATTTCAAATGCTTTAACTGAGCTTTCAAAAGAGGGCAAACTAGAAGCTATCTCAAAAAGCTACTTTGGCAAAGACGTCTCAAAATAAATTTATAAACCAACAAGGCAAAAATGGAAAATTTAGATAGAGTGATCGAGCTTGTTTCAAGCTCGACGCTACCGATGATTATCGCGCTTTTAAAAGTGACGATCCCTCTTACTTTGCTCTCGTTTTCGCTAGGGCTTGTCATCGCCATTATCACAGCAGTAGCGAGGCTTTCAAATATAAAAATTTTAAAATTTATATTTGCCACCTACGTTTGGATATTTCGCGGCACGCCACTTCTTGTGCAGCTTTTTATCGTATTTTATGGACTTCCTAGCATCGGAGTCACGCTTGATACTTGGAGTGCTGCTACTATAGCGTTTAGCCTAAACGTAGGTGCTTATGCGTCTGAATCTGTAAGGGCTGCCATTCTTTCTGTGCCAAAAGGTCAGTGGGAGGCTGCAACATCGCTTGGCATGACGCACTATCAAATTTTAAAACGTATCATCGCACCCCAAGCAGTAAGGATCTCGTTGCCACCGCTTTCTAACACATTTATAGGCCTTGTTAAAGATACTTCACTAGCAGCTTCTATAACGATGGTTGATATGTTTATGGTTGCTCAAAGGATCGCAGCAAGGACTTTTGAGCCACTCATCCTCTACATCCTAGCAGCACTTATCTACCTGGTGGCTTGCACACTCTTAACCTATCTTCAATCAAGGCTTGAAAAAGCTGTCTCAAGGTATGTCTAATGGCTATAAATTTTAAAAATATAAGCAAATCTTACGGCGATCATTTGGTGCTAGATAACATAAATACAAGCTTCAAAGAGGGGCAAACGACCGTGATAGTTGGCTCATCTGGTTGTGGCAAATCAACGCTTCTTAGATGCATAAATTTACTTGAGATCCCACAAAGTGGCATTTTAGA from the Campylobacter concisus genome contains:
- a CDS encoding amino acid ABC transporter permease; the protein is MENLDRVIELVSSSTLPMIIALLKVTIPLTLLSFSLGLVIAIITAVARLSNIKILKFIFATYVWIFRGTPLLVQLFIVFYGLPSIGVTLDTWSAATIAFSLNVGAYASESVRAAILSVPKGQWEAATSLGMTHYQILKRIIAPQAVRISLPPLSNTFIGLVKDTSLAASITMVDMFMVAQRIAARTFEPLILYILAALIYLVACTLLTYLQSRLEKAVSRYV
- a CDS encoding amino acid ABC transporter substrate-binding protein, encoding MKFTNLLKVVAVLAMALNLQAKTIKDGVLTVATEGTYAPFTFYNDKNELVGYDVDIARAVAQKLNLKVEFLTAPWDAMLAAFDAGKADVVFNQVSITDERKKKYAFSVPYTVTFGAIITRKDNNDIKSFADLKGKKNADSATSNWAKVAVKYGAEHVVTDSFAKSMELLISRRVDAVVRDNIVFYDFIKERPNAPVKIAASLDEKDYTAAAVKKDNAELAEQISNALTELSKEGKLEAISKSYFGKDVSK